Proteins encoded by one window of Branchiostoma floridae strain S238N-H82 chromosome 6, Bfl_VNyyK, whole genome shotgun sequence:
- the LOC118417494 gene encoding gigaxonin-like, which translates to MAEKAESCGSSVLQETAQCFRRPQHAKFLLANMNELRARPHMCDVTLMVGGKEFYLQKIVLSAASTYFRALFDYSKGQGQVGDKPLQIEAESLTASVFEQIVEYIYTGKIDISEDNVQDILQAADILLMTDLKDLCCEFLEQVISPENCLGIRNFAELFNCPEIHFFATEYMEMSFHQVMFTEEFLELTFEQLLEILEHDKLNVRNEQDIVECVLKWLEHQPESRVEHLQQLLSSLWLETLEARYIEERIAKHELVIDIGPVQTMLLEHMQPKSEEQSWNSTRPRGYMDVIVAIGGESRRNKDKVLDNVRCVRPAPHRQHMSVWIDLAPLLTARKDHAVCAAGGYIFVYGGIAQDGQVLYSGERYDPGRNEWKEVAPMREARHSFGLVAIGCTLYAIGGEGDFGQVLETMERYDIFSDKWTPDVNMTAPRKLACYATCNKKIYAIGGGRVGKLYESVECYNPKTQLWSSVSPLEERRFHACATGTLGNELYVVGGFRKLECPSSVHQEIKFCGGEVYSEAAGRWFKVSTNTMCTMTGSSIVNSAVTIGSSVYVVGDLDVGHQYNSIREFRIPTQTWHCVMRDFPSDQKNMHCCTIRMPSCFLFRAELEKRKAAIEARARQIYTHAATQRSPERYGSGGMTGAMGAMARGEDGEGGEGGEGGEQ; encoded by the exons atggcggaaaaaGCTGAATCGTGTGGCTCCTCCGTGCTCCAGGAGACAGCACAATGTTTCCGCCGGCCGCAGCACGCAAAATTCCTGCTGGCAAACATGAACGAGCTCCGAGCCCGTCCACACATGTGCGACGTTACTCTCATGGTGGGCGGGAAGGAGTTCTACCTGCAGAAAATCGTGCTGTCGGCTGCAAGCACTTACTTCAG GGCGTTATTTGATTATAGCAAAGGACAGGGACAAGTTGGAGACAAGCCGTTACAGATCGAGGCAGAGAGCCTAACGGCGTCTGTTTTTGAACAAATCGTGGAGTACATTTACACAGGGAAGATCGACATCAGTGAAGACAATGTCCAAGACATTCTCCAAGCTGCTGACATCCTCCTTATGACAGATCTTAAGGACTTGTGCTGCGAGTTCCTCGAGCAGGTTATCAGTCCCGAGAACTGTCTGGGGATCCGCAACTTTGCCGAACTCTTCAACTGTCCAGAGATCCACTTCTTCGCGACGGAGTACATGGAGATGTCCTTTCACCAGGTCATGTTTACTGAGGAGTTTCTGGAGCTGACGTTCGAACAGCTGCTGGAGATCCTAGAACACGACAAACTGAACGTACGCAACGAACAGGACATCGTGGAGTGCGTGCTGAAGTGGCTGGAGCACCAGCCGGAGAGCCGGGTGGagcacctgcagcagctgctgtCCAGCCTGTGGTTGGAGACGTTAGAGGCGCGGTACATCGAGGAGAGGATCGCCAAGCATGAGCTGGTGATAGACATCGGTCCGGTGCAGACCATGCTGCTGGAACACATGCAGCCCAAGTCGGAGGAGCAAAGCTGGAACTCCACGCGCCCCAGAGGGTACATGGACGTTATCGTCGCTATCGGGGGAGAGAGTCGCAG GAACAAGGACAAGGTCCTGGATAACGTGCGGTGTGTGCGGCCGGCGCCCCACAGACAGCACATGTCTGTGTGGATAGACCTCGCTCCTCTTCTCACAGCCAGGAAGGACCACGCTGTCTGTGCAGCAG GTGGCTACATCTTTGTGTACGGAGGGATCGCTCAGGATGGCCAGGTGCTGTATAGCGGGGAGAGGTATGACCCAGGCAGGAACGAGTGGAAGGAGGTGGCGCCCATGCGCGAGGCCAGGCACTCCTTCGGCCTGGTGGCGATCGGCTGCACGCTGTACGCCATCGGAGGGGAGGGAGACTTT GGCCAAGTCCTGGAAACCATGGAGCGTTACGACATCTTCTCGGACAAGTGGACCCCCGATGTTAACATGACGGCACCTCGCAAACTGGCCTGCTACGCCACGTGTAACAAGAAGATCTATGCTATTG GTGGTGGAAGGGTAGGAAAGCTGTACGAGTCGGTGGAATGCTACAACCCCAAAACTCAGCTCTGGAGCTCTGTCAGCCCCCTGGAGGAGCGGCGCTTCCACGCCTGCGCTACCGGAACCCTCGGGAACGAGCTGTACGTCGTCGGGGGGTTCCGGAAGCTGGAGTGTCCCAGTTCTGTGCACCAGGAGATCAAGTTCTGTGGGGGAGAAGTGTACAGCGAGGCTGCTGGGag GTGGTTCAAGGTCAGCACCAACACCATGTGCACCATGACGGGGTCGTCTATAGTCAACTCTGCTGTCACCATAGGCAGCAGTGTGTATGTGGTGGGAGACCTGGATGTGG GTCATCAGTACAACAGTATCCGTGAGTTCCGGATCCCGACGCAGACTTGGCACTGCGTGATGCGGGACTTCCCCAGCGATCAGAAGAACATGCACTGTTGCACCATCCGCATGCCCAGCTGCTTCCTGTTTCGCGCGGAGCTGGAGAAACGGAAAGCCGCCATCGAGGCGCGTGCGCGGCAGATCTACACGCACGCCGCCACGCAGCGGTCCCCCGAGCGGTACGGTTCCGGGGGGATGACGGGAGCCATGGGGGCCATGGCGCGAGGGGAGGATGGGGAGGGAGGGGAAGGTGGGGAGGGAGGGGAGCAGTAA